In the Wyeomyia smithii strain HCP4-BCI-WySm-NY-G18 chromosome 2, ASM2978416v1, whole genome shotgun sequence genome, one interval contains:
- the LOC129724853 gene encoding calpain-C, whose amino-acid sequence MTSSYERIKAECKQKNVLWEDEDFPATQSSVFYHQTPPFTFQWKRPHEITSSPVFVNDSTAQFDIVPGKMGDRWLVSCLGVLYLSKGLFYRVVPADQNFDKPYYGMFRFRLWWCGEWLEVLVDDRLPTINGKLAFLQAQNSNSFWPGLLEKAYAKLHGSYEALKYGTLLDGLADLTGGITESISIKTDSNILIRPPLLHSLLDTTSIVTCTVNNGTTTQIRNQTEALPNGLHVGINYRLCSLDKAETIMGDTVQLVRLRNPLAQTLNKSATFNGDWSSFSSSWERVTMNERNRLIEQLEVGEFWMSFFDMTQTFTHLECVHLDSDTARDEPQLSDKNRRWLMRLYQGAWKRGVTAGGCRNNPDSFHINPQLQLFLSEKEDVIISVNQHSVLEPKVIGFTVYNLNSVQSINGCLSKNFFKKHKSLVNSQYTNSRQISHRCTLEAGRYLIMATTFEPAEEASFSVRVLGSTIRLALLETQTMLLLDPFPLLNSNAKVSMDSANNNVSATTSTAQYEPVFMQLADDQRTLNCFDLQELLEACLPNDYIRSCASLEVCRQVVCLMDKTNRGRINFNDFNKFMVNLKTWWGVFKMHTKEKSGILRAERFRDALCDVGFQLSTDILSILILRYMRRDGTLRLSDFISAILHLTMAFELFKAKDNNQDGVISMGMTEFIKSVFMC is encoded by the exons ATGACCTCGTCGTATGAGCGAATCAAAGCGGAATGCAAGCAGAAAAATGTCCTCTGGGAGGACGAAGATTTTCCGGCGACGCAATCGTCGGTGTTTTACCACCAAACGCCTCCCTTCACCTTCCAGTGGAAGCGGCCGCACGAAATCACTTCGAGCCCGGTGTTCGTAAACGATTCGACGGCGCAGTTCGACATCGTGCCGGGGAAAATGGGTGATCGATGGCTGGTCAGTTGCCTCGGGGTGCTATACCTGTCCAAGGGGCTCTTCTATCGGGTGGTACCAGCAGATCAAAACTTCGACAAGCCATATTATGGAATGTTTCGCTTCCGGCTGTGGTGGTGTGGTGAATGGTTGGAGGTTCTAGTCGACGACAGATTACCAACGATCAACGGAAAATTGGCTTTCCTGCAGGCACAGAATTCGAACTCCTTCTGGCCGGGCCTGCTAGAAAAAGCCTATGCCAA ATTACACGGGTCTTATGAAGCTTTAAAGTACGGCACCCTACTCGATGGTCTAGCGGATCTGACCGGGGGCATTACCGAGTCGATATCGATAAAAACCGACAGTAACATACTGATACGACCTCCTTTGCTGCATTCTTTATTAGACACAACTAGTATTGTAACGTGTACAGTTAACAATGGAACAACGACACAAATTCGGAATCAAACAGAAGCCCTGCCTAACGGTTTACACGTGGGCATTAACTACCGCCTTTGCTCTTTGGATAAG GCTGAAACCATTATGGGAGACACAGTGCAACTTGTTCGGCTGCGGAATCCTCTCGCACAAACCCTCAACAAATCTGCCACATTCAACGGAGATTGGTCATCGTTTTCCAGTTCTTGGGAACGAGTAACCATGAACGAACGAAACCGTCTCATCGAGCAGCTCGAGGTGGGCGAGTTCTGGATGTCATTCTTCGATATGACCCAAACATTTACCCATCTGGAGTGTGTTCACTTGGATTCGGATACGGCTCGGGATGAGCCCCAGCTGTCGGACAAAAACCGACGATGGTTGATGCGGTTATACCAGGGTGCATGGAAACGTGGCGTTACTGCAGGTGGTTGCCGCAATAACCCAGATTCGTTTCACATCAATCCACAACTACAGCTCTTCCTTAGCGAAAAAGAGGATGTGATAATATCGGTCAACCAGCACAGCGTACTTGAACCAAAAGTGATTGGTTTTACCGTGTACAATTTAAACAGTG TTCAAAGCATCAACGGGTGTCTCTCGAAAAACTTTTTCAAGAAGCACAAAAGTTTAGTCAATTCACAGTACACCAATTCGCGACAGATAAGTCATCGATGTACCCTGGAAGCTGGACGGTACCTAATTATGGCAACCACATTTGAACCTGCAGAAGAGGCGTCCTTCAGTGTACGTGTATTGGGTAGTACGATACGACTGGCATTATTGGAAACGCAGACTATGTTGTTGTTGGATCCGTTCCCTTTGCTGAACTCGAATGCGAAAGTATCGATGGATTCGGCCAATAACAATGTTTCAGCCACAACCAGCACCGCTCAGTACGAACCAGTATTCATGCAGCTGGCAGATGATCAAAG GACGTTAAACTGCTTTGACCTTCAGGAGCTGCTGGAAGCGTGTCTCCCAAATGACTACATTCGAAGCTGTGCCAGTTTAGAAGTCTGTCGACAGGTTGTCTGCTTAATGGAT AAAACCAATCGAGGGCGAATTAATTTCAATGATTTCAATAAATTTATGGTTAATTTAAAAACATGGTGGGGTGTGTTCAAAATGCATACGAAGGAGAAATCGGGAATTCTTAGAGCTGAGCGCTTCCGAGATGCGCTTTGTGATGTCGGATTTCAGCTGAGTACTGACATATTGTCTATCCTTATACTCAG ATATATGAGGAGAGACGGAACCCTTAGGCTGTCGGACTTCATTTCCGCCATTCTGCATTTGACGATGGCCTTTGAACTGTTCAAGGCCAAGGACAACAATCAGGATGGGGTTATTAGCATGGGAATGACAGAG TTCATCAAATCAGTTTTTATGTGTTAA